A region from the Lutra lutra chromosome 1, mLutLut1.2, whole genome shotgun sequence genome encodes:
- the PLIN4 gene encoding perilipin-4 isoform X1 has product MSAPDKGGRDPPKPKGKTLGSFFGSLPGFSSARNLMAGAHSSAKEARPVADPTGASAQPQTEAVTNLDPTECGEKLLPPSDKMISGAKDLVCSKMTKTKGAISSGMANMVDTAKGVVQGGLDMTRSALMGTKETVATGVTGAVDVAKGTVQTGLDTTKTVLTGTKDTVCSGMTGAVNVAKGAVQTGMDTTKTIITGTKDAVSTGVTGAANMAKGAVQTGINTTQNIVTGTKDTVCSGVTGAMNVAKGAVQTGMDTTKTVLTGTKDTVSTGLTGAVNMAKGTIQTGLDTTKTVVTGTKDTMCSGVTSAMNVAKGAVQGGMDTSKTVLMGTKDAVSTGMTGAVNMAKGTIQTGLDTSKTVLTGTKDTLSTGLTGALGVAKGTVQTGLDTTKTVLTGTKDTVYSGVTGAMNVAKGAVQTGMDTTKTVLTGTKDTVSTGLTGAVNMAKGTVQTGLNTSKTVLTGTKDTLSTGLTGALGVAKGTVQTGLDTTKTVLTGTKDTVCSGMTGAMNVAKGAVQTGMDTTKTVLTGTKDAVSTGLTGAVNMAKGTVQTGLDTSKTVLTGTKDTLSTGLTGALGVAKGTVQTGLDTTKTVLTGTKDTVCSGMTGAVNVAKGAVQTGMDTTKTVLTGTKDAVSTGLTGAVNMAKGTVQTGLDTSKTVLTGTKDTLSTGLTGALGVAKGAVQTGLDTTKTVLTGTKDTVCSGMTGAVNMAKGAVQGGLDTSKNVLTGTKDAVSTGVTGAANMAKGALQTGLNTTQNIVTGTKDTVCSGVTSAMNVAKGAVQTGMDTTKTVLTGTKDAVSTGLTGAVNMSKGTVQTGLDTTKTVLTGTKDTMCSGMTGAVNVAKGAVQTGMDTTKTVLTGTKDAVSTGLTGAVNMAKGTVQTGLDTSKTVLTGTKDTLSTGLTGALGVAKGTVQTGLDTTKTVLTGTKDTVCSGMTGAVNVAKGAVQGGLDTSKTVLTGTKDAVSTGVTGAANMAKGTLQTGLSTTQNIITGTKDTMCSGVTGAMNVVEGAVQTGMDTSKALLTGTKDTVSTGLTGAVGVAKGTVQTGLNTTKTVLTGTKDTVCSGVTGAMNVAKGAVQTGMDTTKTVLTSTKDTVSTGLTGAVNIAKGTVQTGLDTTKTVLTGTKDTVCSGVTGAMNVAKGAAHTGMDTSKAILTGTKDAVSTGLTGAGSVAKEAVQTVQNWFPGTQDSVWSGLTSYRAAGNGGEQAILRPQEALSSGLSSAPDTLCTSLDLAREATAVATGTHRAPLGRENAGHEGAMSFATLRDELGELGEIFCPMDAEEQAQLAASEPGPKVLTADRGSYFVRLGDLAPRFRQRAFEHGLSHLQHGQFQARAALAQLEESFELIEKAKQAPEGQSWVDQGLSSRVEEGAPQEVLDSRALSRACGLIQQLHVAYSTLASSLQGLPSELQQQVGRARHGLCELYGLVSSAGSVGELPAERLAQSRGAVGQAWRELEQMLESVQHGPPLCWLVGPFALHPTGQQL; this is encoded by the exons ATGTCTGCCCCAGACAAAGGAGGCCGGGATCCTCCCAAACCCAAGGGCAAG ACCCTGGGGAGCTTCTTCGGGTCTCTGCCTGGCTTCAGTTCTGCACGGAACCTGATGGCCGGCGCCCACAGTTCAGCGAAAGAGGCCCGGCCCGTCGCAGATCCCACAGGtgcctctgcccagccccagaCTGAGG CAGTCACCAACCTGGACCCGACGGAGTGCGGGGAGAAGCTGCTGCCGCCTTCGGATAAG ATGATCTCTGGGGCAAAGGACCTGGTGTGCTCTAAGATGACCAAGACCAAGGGTGCCATCTCCTCCGGTATGGCCAACATGGTGGACACAGCTAAAGGTGTGGTGCAGGGAGGCCTAGACATGACCCGGTCTGCACTCATGGGCACCAAGGAGACTGTGGCCACTGGGGTCACAGGTGCAGTGGATGTGGCCAAGGGTACTGTCCAGACTGGCCTGGATACCACCAAGACTGTCCTAACAGGCACCAAGGACACTGTATGCAGTGGCATGACAGGTGCCGTGAATGTGGCCAAAGGAGCTGTCCAGACTGGCATGGACACCACCAAGACCATCATCACAGGCACCAAAGATGCAGTGTCCACTGGGGTGACAGGGGCAGCAAACATGGCCAAGGGAGCTGTGCAAACTGGGATCAACACGACCCAAAACATTGTCACAGGCACCAAGGACACTGTGTGCAGTGGGGTGACTGGTGCCATGAACGTGGCCAAAGGAGCTGTCCAGACTGGCATGGACACTACCAAGACCGTCCTGACTGGCACCAAGGATACAGTGTCCACTGGGCTCACTGGGGCAGTCAACATGGCCAAGGGCACCATCCAGACTGGCCTGGACACCACCAAGACTGTTGTGACAGGTACCAAGGACACCATGTGCAGTGGAGTGACCAGTGCCATGAATGTGGCCAAAGGAGCTGTCCAAGGAGGTATGGACACCTCAAAGACTGTCCTCATGGGCACCAAAGATGCAGTGTCCACGGGGATGACAGGGGCAGTGAACATGGCCAAGGGCACCATT CAGACTGGCCTGGACACCTCAAAGACTGTCCTGACTGGCACCAAAGACACCCTATCTACTGGGCTCACAGGCGCACTGGGTGTGGCCAAGGGCACTGTTCAGACTGGCCTGGACACCACCAAGACCGTCCTCACAG GCACCAAGGACACCGTATACAGTGGGGTGACCGGTGCCATGAACGTGGCCAAAGGAGCTGTCCAGACTGGCATGGACACCACCAAGACCGTCCTGACTGGCACCAAGGATACAGTGTCCACTGGGCTCACTGGGGCAGTCAACATGGCCAAGGGCACCGTGCAGACTGGCCTGAACACCTCAAAGACTGTCCTGACTGGCACCAAAGACACCCTATCTACTGGGCTCACAGGCGCACTGGGTGTGGCCAAGGGTACTGTTCAGACTGGCCTGGACACCACCAAGACCGTCCTCACGGGCACCAAGGACACCGTGTGCAGTGGGATGACTGGTGCCATGAACGTGGCCAAAGGAGCTGTCCAGACTGGCATGGACACCACCAAGACTGTCCTCACGGGCACCAAAGATGCAGTGTCCACTGGGCTCACTGGGGCAGTCAACATGGCCAAGGGCACCGTGCAGACTGGCCTGGACACCTCAAAGACTGTCCTGACTGGCACCAAAGACACCCTATCTACTGGGCTCACAGGCGCACTGGGTGTGGCCAAGGGTACTGTTCAGACTGGCCTGGACACCACCAAGACCGTCCTCACGGGCACCAAGGACACCGTGTGCAGTGGGATGACTGGTGCCGTGAATGTGGCCAAAGGAGCTGTCCAGACTGGCATGGACACCACCAAGACTGTCCTCACGGGCACCAAAGATGCAGTGTCCACTGGGCTCACTGGGGCAGTCAACATGGCCAAGGGCACTGTCCAGACTGGCCTGGACACCTCAAAGACTGTCCTGACTGGCACCAAAGACACCCTATCTACTGGGCTCACAGGCGCATTGGGTGTGGCCAAGGGCGCCGTTCAGACTGGCCTGGACACCACCAAGACTGTCCTCACGGGCACCAAGGACACCGTGTGCAGTGGGATGACCGGTGCCGTGAATATGGCCAAAGGAGCTGTCCAAGGAGGTCTGGACACTTCAAAGAACGTCCTGACTGGCACCAAAGATGCAGTGTCCACTGGGGTGACAGGGGCAGCAAACATGGCCAAGGGAGCCCTGCAAACTGGGCTCAATACGACCCAAAACATCGTCACAGGCACCAAGGACACTGTGTGCAGTGGGGTGACCAGTGCCATGAACGTGGCCAAAGGAGCTGTCCAGACTGGCATGGACACCACCAAGACTGTCCTGACGGGCACCAAAGATGCAGTGTCCACTGGGCTCACTGGGGCAGTCAACATGTCCAAGGGCACCGTGCAGACTGGCCTGGACACCACCAAGACCGTCCTCACGGGCACCAAGGACACCATGTGCAGTGGGATGACCGGTGCCGTGAATGTGGCCAAAGGAGCTGTCCAGACTGGCATGGACACCACCAAGACTGTCCTCACAGGCACCAAAGATGCAGTGTCCACTGGGCTCACTGGGGCAGTCAACATGGCCAAGGGCACCGTGCAGACTGGCCTGGACACCTCAAAGACTGTCCTGACTGGCACCAAAGACACCCTATCTACTGGGCTCACAGGCGCACTGGGTGTAGCCAAGGGCACTGTTCAGACTGGCCTGGACACCACCAAGACTGTCCTGACAGGCACCAAGGACACCGTGTGCAGTGGGATGACTGGTGCCGTGAATGTGGCCAAAGGAGCTGTCCAAGGAGGTCTGGACACCTCAAAGACCGTCCTGACTGGCACCAAAGATGCAGTGTCCACTGGGGTGACAGGGGCAGCAAACATGGCCAAGGGAACCCTGCAAACTGGGCTCAGTACAACCCAAAACATCATCACAGGCACCAAGGACACCATGTGCAGTGGGGTGACCGGTGCCATGAACGTGGTCGAAGGAGCTGTCCAGACTGGCATGGACACATCAAAGGCCCTCCTGACTGGCACCAAAGACACTGTGTCCACAGGACTCACAGGTGCAGTGGGTGTGGCCAAGGGCACTGTCCAGACTGGTCTGAACACCACCAAGACTGTCCTGACAGGCACCAAGGACACTGTGTGCAGTGGGGTGACCGGTGCCATGAATGTGGCCAAAGGAGCTGTCCAGACTGGCATGGACACCACCAAGACTGTCCTGACTAGCACCAAGGATACAGTGTCCACTGGGCTCACTGGGGCAGTCAACATAGCCAAGGGCACCGTCCAGACTGGCCTGGACACCACTAAGACCGTCCTGACGGGCACCAAGGACACCGTGTGCAGTGGTGTGACTGGTGCCATGAATGTCGCCAAAGGAGCTGCCCACACTGGCATGGACACATCAaaggccattctgactggcaccAAAGATGCAGTGTCCACTGGGCTCACCGGTGCAGGGAGTGTGGCCAAAGAGGCAGTGCAAACCGTCCAGAATTGGTTCCCCGGTACCCAGGACAGTGTCTGGAGTGGACTCACCAGTTACAGAGCCGCAGGCAATGGTGGGGAACAGGCCATCCTGAGACCCCAGGAGGCTCTGTCCTCTGGGTTATCCAGTGCCCCAGACACTCTCTGCACAAGTCTGGACCTTGCCAGGGAAGCCACTGCTGTGGCAACAGGCACCCACAGGGCCCCCCTGGGCAGGGAGAATGCAGGACACGAAGGAGCCATGAGCTTCGCGACTCTGCGGGACgagctgggggagctgggggagatCTTCTGTCCCATGGATGCCGAGGAGCAAG CTCAGCTTGCTGCCTCCGAACCTGGGCCAAAGGTGCTCACGGCTGACCGTGGCAGCTACTTCGTGCGTCTGGGCGACCTGGCTCCCCGCTTCCGGCAGCGGGCGTTCGAGCACGGCCTGAGCCACCTGCAGCACGGCCAGTTCCAGGCCCGGGCTGCGCTGGCCCAGCTGGAGGAGTCCTTCGAGCTG ATTGAGAAAGCCAAGCAGGCTCCAGAAGGCCAGTCATGGGTGGACCAGGGGCTGAGCAGCAGAGTGGAGGAAGGTGCTCCGCAAGAG GTGCTGGACTCCAGGGCTCTGTCCAGGGCCTGCGGCCTCATCCAGCAGCTGCACGTGGCCTACagcaccctggcctccagcctccagggccTCCCCTCTGAGCTCCAGCAGCAGGTTGGGCGGGCACGCCACGGCCTCTGTGAGCTCTATGGCCTCGTCTCCTCGGCCGGTTCCGTGGGAGAGCTGCCGGCAGAGCGCCTGGCCCAGAGCCGCGGGGCGGTGGGCCAAGCCTGGCGGGAGCTGGAGCAGATGCTGGAGAGTGTGCAGCACGGCCCGCCGCTCTGCTGGCTCGTGGGGCCCTTTGCCCTGCACCCCACTGGGCAGCAGCTGTAG